GGACAGGAAATATTGATGAATTAGATGAATTATACATGGTACCGTAAGTAAAACATTAAAAGTTATGAATAAACATTTTGCAGTAGAACATAGTTAGTTTTAATATTTAAAGGAGGGTTTTTTATGTCAGAAGTATTAGAAATTGAAGACTCAAATTTTGAAGAAGAGGTTTTAAATTCGGACAAACCTGTACTGGTGGATTTTTGGGCTCCCTGGTGTGGACCTTGTAAAATGGTTTCGCCTATAATTGATGAACTTGCCAGTGAGAATGGAGATGAGATTAAGGTCTGTAAAATAAACGTAGACGAAAACAAAGAAACAGCAAGCAATTATCAGGTGATGAGCATACCAGCTATTTTTATCTTTAAAGATGGTGAAGTTAAAGAACAAGTAGTTGGGTATCTACCAAAAGAGGAACTGCAGGAAAAAATAGACAACGCAGTCTCCTAAGTTTTATCAAATAAAAACAGTTTTTTTTAGAGGGTTTTAGAGGGTTATTAATTTAAGGGCTTTTCGAAAGAAGAGCCCTTTTTTGTATTATTTTATAATATTTGAGGTATAGCTAAATTGAGGCGTGCAATTTAAAACACTTATTTTTAATCTTAGGAGGATATCAAACAAAATGAAAACAATGTGGAAAGGTGCTTTGAATTTTGGCCTTGTCAATGTCCCGGTAAAAATGCATACAGCTACCGAGAAAAAGTCCATAAAATTTAAATATCTTCATAAAGACTGTCATGCTCCAGTAGAATATAAACGGATATGTTCGGCATGTAATAAAGAGATATCCTGGGATGAAATTATAAAGGGATATGAGTATGAACCAGGCAGATATGTGGAGATTGATGAAAAAGAGTTAGAGAACATACCTGACGAAAGATCTAAAACTATAGAGATATTAGATTTTGTAGATTTAAAAGATATAGATCCGGTATATTATGACAAAACTTATTATTTGTCCCCGCAAGAGACAGGAGAAAGAGCTTATTTACTGCTAAAAAAAGCTTTAGAAAACAACTCTAAAGTTGCAATTTGTAAAGTAATAATTAGATCAAAAGAGAGTCTTGCATGTGTCAGGGTATACAATGATGTGCTTACCCTTGAAACCATGTTTTATCCTGATGAAGTTAGAGATGTAGGGGATATTACATCTTTTCAGTCAAGTGTTAAGGTTCATGACAAAGAACTTGAAATGGCCAATAAATTAATAGAAAATTTGACTTCTGAATTTGATCCAGGTAAATATAAAGATAACTATCGTGAAGCTTTACTTGAGCTTATCAGAAGCAAAGTAGAAGGTAAAGAAATAAAGACTCCAAAACTAGAACAAGAAGATAAAGTTGTAGATCTTATGGAAGCTTTAAAAGAAAGTGTTAAAATGGTAGAAGAGGATGAGGATCAAAGGACAGGGTGATTGTCTTTTATTTTTCGTTTATGAAACCTTCGATAACTGGTGATCTTAAAGTATTATCAGGAGTCCATCCCATAAATTTTACTTTCACAGATAACTTAGGTGCCAAAAAGGCAACTTCCTCGTTATTTTTTAAATAAATTTTTTCTGAAAATGGTGAGGATGAAGATAACTCTTTTTTGAATCTGCTAAGTAAATCAAAATCTTTCTCACTTAAACCTGTAGAAGCTCTGCCAATGTAGATTAACTTATCATTTGCTTGCTTATTATGTTTGATGCCTAGGATCAGGCTTTTGGGCTCTTTATTTCTATATATAAGCCCACCTACATAGGCAGATATGTGCTTGAAATTTTTGATTTTATGCCAGGTGGGGTGTTTTTTGCCTGGATAATACAGCCCTTTTTTTTCTTTGCTGACAACACCTTCAA
The Natranaerofaba carboxydovora genome window above contains:
- the trxA gene encoding thioredoxin, which encodes MSEVLEIEDSNFEEEVLNSDKPVLVDFWAPWCGPCKMVSPIIDELASENGDEIKVCKINVDENKETASNYQVMSIPAIFIFKDGEVKEQVVGYLPKEELQEKIDNAVS
- a CDS encoding Ku protein encodes the protein MKTMWKGALNFGLVNVPVKMHTATEKKSIKFKYLHKDCHAPVEYKRICSACNKEISWDEIIKGYEYEPGRYVEIDEKELENIPDERSKTIEILDFVDLKDIDPVYYDKTYYLSPQETGERAYLLLKKALENNSKVAICKVIIRSKESLACVRVYNDVLTLETMFYPDEVRDVGDITSFQSSVKVHDKELEMANKLIENLTSEFDPGKYKDNYREALLELIRSKVEGKEIKTPKLEQEDKVVDLMEALKESVKMVEEDEDQRTG